A region from the Acyrthosiphon pisum isolate AL4f chromosome A1, pea_aphid_22Mar2018_4r6ur, whole genome shotgun sequence genome encodes:
- the LOC100160073 gene encoding MFS-type transporter SLC18B1 isoform X1 translates to MKFTLSEWIILAVVGSVHFCSAICISLQAPFYPEEAEKKGCTATEYGFVFGSFELVTFISSPVFGSLVQKVGLKYMLVIGIVLNALSTIAFGYLTYIDERNIFLLLSLCLRVLESLGATGAMVATFSLTAISFPESVASTFSALEVCYGMGYIVGPTLGALLFEVGGFSLPFVVMGVVTLGMSFLVCILIKKGVPSPTKANAKVTHLMSVPTVLVNSIATVITATAMGYYSATLEPHIRGFGLSSVEVGFVFIITGGTYALIAPVIGYVCDTGLNPKKIMIIGTILTVISYSLVGPAPFMPIEKYGRTVLILRCLTVFFGT, encoded by the exons ATGAAGTTTACGCTCTCCGAATGGATAATATTAGCCGTGGTCGGGTCCGTGCACTTTTGTAGCGCTATTTGTATATCGTTGCAGGCGCCTTTCTACCCCGAAGAA GCGGAGAAAAAAGGATGTACAGCTACAGAATACGGCTTCGTTTTCGGCAGTTTCGAACTGGTGACATTCATTTCGTCTCCAGTTTTTGGAAGCCTG GTACAAAAGGTTGGGCTGAAATATATGTTGGTGATTGGCATCGTATTGAACGCTCTGTCGACCATAGCTTTCGG atATTTGACGTACATCGACGAAAGAAACATTTTCTTACTGTTATCGCTGTGCCTTAGGGTGTTGGAGTCTTTGGGCGCTACAGGAGCAATGGTAGCCACGTTCTCGCTGACTGCCATTTCTTTTCCCGAATCGGTTGCCAGCACTTTC tccgCTCTTGAAGTATGTTACGGAATGGGATACATCGTCGGACCAACTCTCGGCGCTTTGCTGTTCGAG GTTGGTGGATTTTCACTTCCGTTTGTGGTCATGGGCGTCGTCACACTTGGAATGTCGTTTCTGGtgtgcattttaataaaaaaaggcgTGCCCAGTCCGACTAAGGCTAATG CAAAAGTAACACACCTCATGAGCGTCCCTACAGTACTCGTAAATTCTATCGCAACAGTGATAACAGCCACAGCTATGGGATACTATTCAGCCACATTGGAGCCACACATTCGCGGT TTTGGACTTTCATCGGTAGAAGTTGGATTCGTGTTCATCATCACCGGCGGAACGTACGCACTGATAGCGCCTGTCATCGGATACGTTTGCGACACCGGATTGAATcccaaaaaaattatgatcatCGGCACAATCCTGACCGTCATCAGCTACTCCTTAGTCGGACCGGCGCCGTTCATGCCGATAGAAAAGTACGGACGAACAGTATTAATATTACGAtgtttaactgttttttttggTACCTAG